A genomic stretch from Musa acuminata AAA Group cultivar baxijiao unplaced genomic scaffold, Cavendish_Baxijiao_AAA HiC_scaffold_1138, whole genome shotgun sequence includes:
- the LOC104000406 gene encoding cell division cycle 20.2, cofactor of APC complex-like isoform X1, translating into MASSRSRRVEYDRFIPFRSAMDMDYARFALTMPSRPQRDGSRESPSSVAYQKLLDECILKNRSRIFAFKSAPEAPASMLPQFDEPIRPPKKQQRRIPREPERVLDAHGMLDEDGLNLLDWGSNNMLAIGLDDTVCLWDDANKSTKVLLQAVEDSGPITSISWSPDSTVLAVALGNSVLALVDPATGQDVNVTEEDENQTLVLSLAWRSNSILTVGRSDGTIVDYDFRKDDTSVSFYNGHRRGVCSLKWSVLSGRYLASGGHDKLVHIWDACMPVSKHPRRHKWLHRISSHTSIVKALDWCPTRSNLLASGGGRNDHCIKFWNTVNGACLNSIDAGSEVCALLWDKNKSELLTSHGSPKNQLILWNYPSMTRAAELFGHSSRVHFLAGSPLGGVVASAAADETLRFWNIFETPKTTKPELPFAQFSVIR; encoded by the coding sequence ATGGCTTCTTCTCGTTCTAGGCGTGTGGAGTACGACCGCTTCATCCCGTTCCGGTCGGCGATGGACATGGACTACGCACGCTTTGCCCTAACCATGCCTTCGCGACCGCAGCGTGATGGTTCGAGAGAATCCCCATCGAGCGTGGCGTACCAAAAGCTTCTTGATGAGTGCATTTTGAAGAACAGGTCTCGTATCTTCGCTTTCAAGAGTGCACCCGAAGCGCCGGCCAGCATGCTGCCCCAATTTGACGAGCCCATTCGGCCGCCGAAGAAGCAGCAGAGGCGAATCCCTAGAGAACCAGAGAGGGTTTTGGATGCCCACGGCATGTTGGATGAAGATGGTTTGAATCTCctcgactggggaagcaataatATGTTGGCGATTGGCCTCGACGACACAGTGTGCCTCTGGGATGATGCAAACAAGTCGACTAAGGTGCTTCTACAAGCCGTAGAAGACAGCGGACCTATCACTAGCATCAGCTGGTCGCCGGATAGCACAGTTCTTGCTGTCGCATTAGGCAATTCAGTTTTAGCCTTGGTTGATCCGGCAACAGGACAAGATGTGAATGTGACGGAAGAAGATGAGAACCAGACCCTTGTGTTGTCACTTGCCTGGAGAAGTAATTCAATCTTGACGGTTGGAAGATCTGATGGCACTATTGTTGATTATGACTTTAGAAAGGATGACACGTCCGTCTCTTTCTATAATGGGCATCGGCGTGGAGTTTGCAGTCTTAAATGGTCTGTGTTGTCGGGGCGATATTTGGCGAGTGGAGGGCATGACAAACTAGTGCACATATGGGATGCCTGCATGCCGGTCTCAAAACATCCACGCCGACATAAGTGGCTTCACCGCATCAGCAGCCACACTTCCATTGTGAAGGCCCTTGACTGGTGCCCAACTCGGAGCAACCTACTGGCTTCTGGTGGAGGTCGCAATGATCATTGCATTAAGTTTTGGAACACTGTTAACGGTGCTTGCTTGAACTCGATCGATGCAGGCTCTGAAGTTTGTGCATTGCTGTGGGACAAGAACAAATCTGAATTACTAACCTCCCATGGTTCTCCGAAGAATCAACTCATCCTGTGGAATTACCCATCCATGACGAGAGCGGCTGAGCTTTTCGGTCATTCATCCCGGGTTCATTTCTTGGCTGGGAGCCCATTGGGaggtgtagtagcttctgcagCAGCAGATGAAACACTTAGGTTTTGGAATATCTTTGAGACTCCCAAAACAACAAAACCTGAATTGCCCTTTGCCCAATTTAGTGTCATAAGATGA
- the LOC104000406 gene encoding cell division cycle 20.2, cofactor of APC complex-like isoform X2: MDMDYARFALTMPSRPQRDGSRESPSSVAYQKLLDECILKNRSRIFAFKSAPEAPASMLPQFDEPIRPPKKQQRRIPREPERVLDAHGMLDEDGLNLLDWGSNNMLAIGLDDTVCLWDDANKSTKVLLQAVEDSGPITSISWSPDSTVLAVALGNSVLALVDPATGQDVNVTEEDENQTLVLSLAWRSNSILTVGRSDGTIVDYDFRKDDTSVSFYNGHRRGVCSLKWSVLSGRYLASGGHDKLVHIWDACMPVSKHPRRHKWLHRISSHTSIVKALDWCPTRSNLLASGGGRNDHCIKFWNTVNGACLNSIDAGSEVCALLWDKNKSELLTSHGSPKNQLILWNYPSMTRAAELFGHSSRVHFLAGSPLGGVVASAAADETLRFWNIFETPKTTKPELPFAQFSVIR, encoded by the coding sequence ATGGACATGGACTACGCACGCTTTGCCCTAACCATGCCTTCGCGACCGCAGCGTGATGGTTCGAGAGAATCCCCATCGAGCGTGGCGTACCAAAAGCTTCTTGATGAGTGCATTTTGAAGAACAGGTCTCGTATCTTCGCTTTCAAGAGTGCACCCGAAGCGCCGGCCAGCATGCTGCCCCAATTTGACGAGCCCATTCGGCCGCCGAAGAAGCAGCAGAGGCGAATCCCTAGAGAACCAGAGAGGGTTTTGGATGCCCACGGCATGTTGGATGAAGATGGTTTGAATCTCctcgactggggaagcaataatATGTTGGCGATTGGCCTCGACGACACAGTGTGCCTCTGGGATGATGCAAACAAGTCGACTAAGGTGCTTCTACAAGCCGTAGAAGACAGCGGACCTATCACTAGCATCAGCTGGTCGCCGGATAGCACAGTTCTTGCTGTCGCATTAGGCAATTCAGTTTTAGCCTTGGTTGATCCGGCAACAGGACAAGATGTGAATGTGACGGAAGAAGATGAGAACCAGACCCTTGTGTTGTCACTTGCCTGGAGAAGTAATTCAATCTTGACGGTTGGAAGATCTGATGGCACTATTGTTGATTATGACTTTAGAAAGGATGACACGTCCGTCTCTTTCTATAATGGGCATCGGCGTGGAGTTTGCAGTCTTAAATGGTCTGTGTTGTCGGGGCGATATTTGGCGAGTGGAGGGCATGACAAACTAGTGCACATATGGGATGCCTGCATGCCGGTCTCAAAACATCCACGCCGACATAAGTGGCTTCACCGCATCAGCAGCCACACTTCCATTGTGAAGGCCCTTGACTGGTGCCCAACTCGGAGCAACCTACTGGCTTCTGGTGGAGGTCGCAATGATCATTGCATTAAGTTTTGGAACACTGTTAACGGTGCTTGCTTGAACTCGATCGATGCAGGCTCTGAAGTTTGTGCATTGCTGTGGGACAAGAACAAATCTGAATTACTAACCTCCCATGGTTCTCCGAAGAATCAACTCATCCTGTGGAATTACCCATCCATGACGAGAGCGGCTGAGCTTTTCGGTCATTCATCCCGGGTTCATTTCTTGGCTGGGAGCCCATTGGGaggtgtagtagcttctgcagCAGCAGATGAAACACTTAGGTTTTGGAATATCTTTGAGACTCCCAAAACAACAAAACCTGAATTGCCCTTTGCCCAATTTAGTGTCATAAGATGA